From one Nitrosococcus halophilus Nc 4 genomic stretch:
- a CDS encoding 2-oxo acid dehydrogenase subunit E2 — protein sequence MAHEFKLPELGENIETGDVAKVLVSPGDVLKKDQPVLELETDKAVVEIPSTVSGKVKELRVQKGDQVTIGQVILTLEEEGEEAPTPKAEPKAEEKSKALEEEAAVEESKQPVPEVSSMEASTQARPEREVAPAPEAVAPVPATPSVRRLARELGVDIHQVPGSGPGGRISVDDVKHYVRDLVSQRGTPLAPEAISPAGPSLPLPPFEKWGAVEREPMSKVRRKTTEQMLQAWTIPHVTQHDQADITRLEQDRKRFAKRVEQAGGKLTLTAIALKVVAAALRTFPRFNTSVDLSTQELVYKQYYHIGVAVDTAHGLLVPVIREVDQKNITQLAAELTALGEKARSRKLSPEEMAGGTFTITNLGGLGGTHFTPIINWPEVAILGISRAKMTPLYMEGEFQPRLLLPLSLSYDHRVIDGADAVRFLRWVVEALEDPLLLSLEG from the coding sequence GTGGCGCATGAATTCAAGCTTCCTGAATTGGGCGAGAACATTGAAACCGGCGATGTGGCCAAAGTGCTGGTATCGCCTGGAGATGTCCTAAAAAAAGATCAGCCGGTATTGGAGCTTGAGACCGACAAAGCGGTGGTGGAGATTCCGTCCACGGTCAGCGGTAAAGTCAAAGAGTTGCGGGTCCAAAAAGGGGACCAAGTGACCATTGGCCAAGTCATTCTTACCCTAGAAGAGGAAGGAGAAGAAGCACCGACGCCTAAGGCGGAGCCAAAGGCCGAGGAGAAGAGCAAAGCGCTGGAAGAAGAAGCAGCAGTAGAGGAGAGCAAGCAGCCAGTGCCAGAAGTCTCTTCAATGGAGGCCAGTACGCAGGCGAGGCCAGAAAGGGAAGTGGCTCCCGCCCCTGAGGCTGTGGCGCCTGTTCCGGCAACCCCTTCGGTGCGGCGGTTGGCTCGCGAGTTGGGAGTTGATATTCATCAGGTGCCAGGTTCCGGTCCGGGTGGGCGGATCTCGGTGGACGATGTGAAGCACTATGTCCGCGATTTGGTATCACAACGGGGGACCCCTCTGGCTCCCGAGGCTATTTCTCCAGCCGGCCCCTCTCTACCTCTTCCGCCATTTGAAAAATGGGGCGCGGTGGAGCGGGAGCCCATGAGCAAGGTGCGCCGTAAAACCACAGAACAGATGCTTCAAGCATGGACTATTCCCCATGTGACCCAGCACGACCAAGCCGATATCACCCGGCTTGAGCAAGACCGGAAGCGCTTTGCCAAGCGGGTGGAGCAAGCAGGAGGCAAGCTCACTTTGACCGCCATTGCCTTGAAGGTTGTCGCGGCCGCATTGAGGACTTTCCCCCGTTTCAATACGTCTGTTGATTTAAGTACCCAAGAGCTTGTTTATAAACAGTATTACCATATCGGGGTGGCGGTAGATACGGCCCATGGGCTGCTGGTTCCCGTCATTCGGGAGGTCGATCAAAAAAATATCACCCAGTTGGCGGCGGAGCTGACGGCGCTAGGGGAAAAGGCGAGAAGTCGAAAACTCAGCCCAGAAGAGATGGCAGGAGGGACCTTTACTATCACCAATTTAGGGGGCTTGGGAGGGACCCACTTCACCCCCATTATCAATTGGCCGGAGGTGGCTATTTTGGGTATTTCCCGGGCCAAAATGACTCCTCTCTATATGGAGGGGGAATTTCAGCCCCGCTTGCTCCTTCCCCTTTCCCTGTCCTATGACCATCGGGTCATTGATGGGGCTGATGCAGTGCGCTTTCTCCGCTGGGTTGTTGAGGCCCTGGAAGATCCTCTGTTGTTGTCATTGGAGGGGTAG
- the lpdA gene encoding dihydrolipoyl dehydrogenase, which produces MANEVGSTQLAIIGGGPGGYAAAFLAADLGLEVTLIDAEPNPGGVCLYRGCIPSKALLHVAEVISESREASAWGVKFSDPEIDLDKLRAWKEQVVSKLTGGLGQLSRQRKINYIQGQAGFMDARTLRIKKQEGEARLRFQNAILATGSYPASLPHLSLDSSRLLDSTSALEIQDIPKSLLVIGAGYIGLEMATVYGSLGSQVTVVEMTEGLLPGADRDLASVLAKRMEGVLHGLLLKTKVAHMEEAAEGIRVRFEGVEEGEQTFEKVLVAVGRKPNSAIPGLEHTQVELNEKGFIQVDSQRRTGDPAIFAIGDVVGEPMLAHKASHEGRVAAEVIAGRRVLFEPQAIPAVVFTDPEVAWCGLTETEAKREGRSIQVARFPWAASGRAVTLHRTDGLTKLIIDPETERVLGAGIVGPGAGELIAELVLAVEMAAVASDIKLSIHPHPTLSETVMEAAEVFFGQSTHLYRPAKK; this is translated from the coding sequence ATGGCTAATGAAGTGGGATCAACGCAATTAGCCATTATTGGGGGAGGACCCGGTGGCTACGCGGCGGCCTTTCTCGCTGCCGATTTAGGCTTGGAAGTCACCCTGATTGATGCGGAACCTAATCCTGGGGGGGTTTGCCTCTACCGGGGGTGTATTCCGTCCAAGGCTTTATTACATGTGGCTGAGGTGATTAGTGAGTCTAGGGAAGCGAGTGCTTGGGGAGTAAAATTTTCTGATCCGGAGATTGACCTGGATAAGCTTAGGGCCTGGAAGGAACAGGTGGTGAGCAAGCTTACGGGAGGGCTGGGACAACTGTCCCGACAACGGAAAATCAACTACATTCAAGGGCAAGCCGGATTTATGGATGCCCGAACCTTGCGGATTAAGAAACAGGAGGGTGAAGCTCGATTGCGGTTTCAAAACGCTATCTTAGCGACCGGTTCCTATCCTGCTTCCCTACCTCATCTTTCCCTGGATAGTTCCCGTTTACTGGATTCCACTTCAGCTTTGGAAATTCAGGATATTCCCAAAAGTTTACTGGTGATTGGCGCTGGTTACATCGGCTTGGAAATGGCGACCGTCTATGGGAGCCTAGGGTCCCAGGTCACCGTGGTTGAAATGACCGAAGGTTTGCTGCCTGGGGCGGATAGGGACTTGGCCTCGGTACTGGCCAAGCGCATGGAAGGGGTTCTCCATGGTCTCCTGCTCAAGACCAAAGTTGCCCATATGGAAGAAGCGGCTGAGGGCATCCGGGTCCGTTTCGAGGGGGTCGAAGAGGGGGAGCAGACCTTCGAAAAAGTGCTGGTGGCGGTGGGACGCAAGCCTAACTCGGCTATCCCTGGACTGGAGCATACCCAGGTGGAGCTCAACGAGAAGGGCTTTATCCAAGTGGATTCCCAGCGTCGAACCGGTGATCCTGCCATTTTTGCCATTGGGGATGTGGTGGGAGAACCCATGTTGGCCCACAAGGCTAGCCATGAGGGGCGAGTGGCCGCTGAAGTTATTGCCGGGCGCCGGGTGTTATTCGAACCCCAAGCCATTCCCGCAGTCGTGTTTACCGATCCGGAAGTAGCCTGGTGTGGACTGACGGAAACTGAAGCTAAGCGGGAAGGCCGTTCCATCCAGGTTGCTCGCTTTCCCTGGGCAGCCTCCGGCCGGGCGGTCACCTTACACCGCACTGATGGCCTCACCAAGCTTATTATCGACCCGGAAACGGAACGGGTTCTGGGGGCAGGGATTGTGGGGCCCGGCGCGGGAGAACTTATCGCTGAATTGGTTCTTGCCGTAGAGATGGCAGCCGTGGCCTCGGATATCAAGCTCAGCATTCATCCCCATCCGACTCTTTCAGAGACGGTGATGGAAGCAGCGGAAGTCTTCTTTGGCCAAAGCACTCACCTTTATCGTCCTGCTAAGAAATGA
- a CDS encoding DUF748 domain-containing protein produces MELLPPAETPAPKERKGWVPLISNQIIISEGEAYFVDRSQPTPFEKYLESIDVDLRKFNTLPEHRESYSFEAVTKMGETLRWKGEITLNPLHSKGYFELMGGKARTPWRYLQDQVAFEITSGRIDASMDYMLDSREAPLQVTLNNATATLSQLGLKADKGDREIFTVPKLKISGGQLRWPEKIIGIEQIYMAGTNLRAWLNEQGVLNWQQLLNKKTTEEKASTVNSPAGNWQGAIKNIIIENVSANFQDRTIEPPVTVDISDLALQLTDISSVPGLASDFNLKFTINEQGLFSAYGNLTALSPTIDANIHLTSLSLLPFQPYVSRFLKMEMNSGHLEAKGNIEYAQNNGTPDFKFNGHLALQQFSAEDSLIDERFVAWDALKANQMLIELFPPRIQIADIEIDAPYGKVVINENQKINVKEMLKPLKEKNDTQPPSNSASLPIVIDSIRIKEASVNFADRSLPSEFSTSIHSLQGDIQNLSSATQEGANVSLEGNMEPYGMARMIGKVNFFALSRATEFNAFFRNIALTALTPYAVKFMGYTIEGGKLSLNFDYQIKEGQLKGENEILLENLDLGRKVESPEAIEAPIKLAIALLENPQGIIDVHLPIDGNLNNPQFSYGHLVSKVLVGFIGEVISSPFRFLAGLVGAEELDLEFVEFKPGSSKLLPPAQEKLLQLAEALKKRPELRLQIQGRYDPITDANFLKKEKFEEILSTQLKQEKSTFGEKEVTLIRQKVLEQLYLEQFSIEALNKKRARYGLQPIEAGTPRTRAGPSAEAISPYLAVEAPPYRKALQEQLIEAQTVSEKQFQQLGQARAVAIKKNLVKQGGIKEGRTETLQVEAVQTPGQEFIHCQLDLS; encoded by the coding sequence GTGGAATTACTGCCGCCAGCTGAAACACCAGCTCCAAAAGAGCGTAAAGGATGGGTGCCACTGATAAGCAATCAAATCATCATTTCGGAGGGAGAAGCCTATTTTGTGGATCGGAGCCAGCCTACTCCCTTTGAAAAATATCTAGAATCCATTGATGTGGATTTAAGGAAATTTAATACCTTGCCAGAACATAGGGAGTCTTACTCCTTTGAGGCTGTGACTAAGATGGGGGAAACTCTTCGTTGGAAGGGCGAGATCACTTTAAATCCTTTACATTCAAAGGGATACTTTGAGCTTATGGGAGGCAAGGCCCGTACCCCATGGCGGTATCTGCAAGACCAGGTCGCCTTTGAGATCACCAGCGGACGGATTGATGCGAGCATGGATTACATGCTGGATAGCCGTGAGGCTCCATTGCAAGTGACCCTGAATAATGCAACCGCTACCTTGTCCCAATTAGGGTTGAAAGCTGATAAAGGCGATAGAGAAATTTTTACGGTGCCGAAATTAAAAATTTCGGGGGGGCAGTTACGATGGCCAGAAAAAATCATAGGAATTGAGCAAATCTACATGGCTGGAACGAATTTACGGGCTTGGCTTAATGAACAAGGAGTGTTGAATTGGCAGCAATTACTAAATAAGAAAACGACTGAAGAAAAAGCCTCTACGGTTAATTCTCCAGCCGGGAATTGGCAGGGGGCGATAAAAAATATCATTATTGAAAACGTTAGCGCCAACTTCCAAGACCGAACGATTGAACCGCCAGTGACGGTAGATATCAGCGATCTAGCCCTGCAACTGACCGACATTAGTTCAGTGCCAGGTTTAGCATCTGATTTTAATTTGAAGTTTACCATTAATGAGCAAGGCCTGTTCTCAGCCTATGGTAATCTTACGGCGTTGTCCCCAACCATTGATGCTAATATTCATTTGACATCTTTATCGTTGTTACCTTTTCAACCCTACGTAAGCCGTTTTCTCAAAATGGAGATGAATTCAGGTCATTTGGAAGCTAAGGGAAATATTGAATACGCTCAGAATAACGGTACTCCCGATTTTAAATTTAATGGTCATCTTGCTCTGCAGCAATTTTCTGCAGAGGATAGCCTTATAGATGAACGTTTTGTGGCATGGGATGCTTTGAAAGCTAATCAAATGTTGATCGAGCTGTTTCCCCCTCGAATCCAAATCGCTGATATAGAAATAGATGCTCCTTACGGAAAAGTGGTCATTAATGAGAATCAAAAGATCAATGTCAAGGAGATGTTAAAACCCCTAAAAGAAAAAAATGACACCCAACCCCCATCTAACTCTGCGTCCCTCCCGATAGTAATTGACTCAATTCGTATTAAAGAAGCTTCAGTTAATTTTGCTGATCGAAGCCTGCCATCGGAGTTTTCAACAAGTATTCATTCGCTCCAAGGCGACATTCAGAATCTGTCCTCGGCGACCCAAGAAGGAGCCAATGTTTCGTTAGAAGGGAACATGGAGCCCTATGGGATGGCACGCATGATAGGAAAGGTCAATTTCTTTGCTTTAAGCCGAGCCACAGAGTTCAATGCCTTCTTCCGAAATATTGCACTTACCGCACTGACGCCTTATGCGGTGAAATTTATGGGTTACACCATAGAAGGAGGGAAATTATCGCTTAACTTTGACTACCAGATAAAAGAAGGCCAGCTCAAGGGTGAGAATGAGATTCTACTAGAAAATTTAGATTTAGGCAGGAAAGTTGAAAGTCCAGAAGCCATTGAGGCGCCTATTAAGCTTGCTATTGCATTACTTGAGAATCCCCAAGGAATCATTGATGTTCATTTGCCTATCGACGGGAATCTAAATAACCCTCAATTTAGCTACGGGCATCTTGTGAGCAAGGTTTTGGTAGGCTTTATTGGAGAGGTCATTTCTTCGCCATTTCGATTTTTGGCTGGCTTGGTTGGTGCTGAGGAGTTGGATCTGGAATTTGTAGAATTTAAACCTGGGAGTAGCAAATTGTTGCCCCCGGCCCAAGAGAAGCTTTTACAATTGGCAGAAGCCCTAAAGAAGCGTCCAGAATTGCGGTTACAAATTCAAGGTCGGTACGACCCGATAACAGATGCTAATTTTTTGAAAAAAGAAAAATTTGAAGAAATCCTGTCTACCCAGCTTAAACAGGAAAAGAGCACTTTTGGTGAAAAAGAGGTTACTCTTATTCGGCAAAAGGTATTAGAGCAACTTTATTTAGAACAGTTTTCCATTGAAGCCCTTAACAAAAAGCGAGCCCGATATGGGCTTCAGCCAATAGAGGCAGGAACTCCAAGGACTAGGGCTGGACCGAGTGCAGAAGCTATTTCCCCTTATCTAGCAGTGGAGGCACCTCCCTATCGCAAAGCACTTCAGGAACAGCTTATTGAGGCGCAGACAGTCAGTGAAAAACAATTTCAGCAGCTAGGGCAGGCCCGTGCAGTTGCCATTAAAAAAAATCTAGTCAAGCAGGGGGGGATTAAGGAGGGGCGCACAGAAACTCTCCAGGTCGAAGCAGTCCAGACACCAGGACAAGAGTTCATCCACTGTCAACTTGACCTCAGCTAA
- the aceE gene encoding pyruvate dehydrogenase (acetyl-transferring), homodimeric type, translating to MAKNKAETSEDIEAQETREWLESLDYVLQQGGPRRTVRLLDRLRLHAQQAGVSLPYPANTPYINTIPADQQSPFPGSQEIERRIRSLVRWNAMAMVIRANREEEGIGGHISTFASAATLYEVGFNHFFRAKSKNQEGDLIYFQGHASPGTYARAFLEGRLSEQQLENFRRELKPEGGLASYPHPWLMPNFWEFPTVSMGLSPIMAIYQARFNRYLEDRGLKQPSKQKVWAFIGDGETDEPETLGAISLAAREKLDNLIFVVNCNLQRLDGPVRGNGKIIQELEAIFRGAGWNVIKVIWGRDWDPLLAKDYEGVLARRMEQAVDGDYQKYAVESGSYIREHFFGTDPRLQEMVKHLSDEQLRRLRTGGHDPEKVYGAYKAAVEHQGSPTVILARTIKGYGLGEAGEGKNITHQQKKLNEQELRDFRTRFGIPISDDRVAHAPFYKPPEDSPEMEYLHERRQALGGYLPARRVHCEPLQAPSEEFFAEFYQGTGERTMASTMAYVRMLAKLLRDPEIGKLIVPIIPDEARTFGMESLFRHVGIYSHVGQLYEPVDISTLLYYKEATDGQILEEGITEAGSISSFIAAGTAYATHGINTIPFFTFYSMFGFQRIGDFIWAAGDMRCHGFLVGATSGRTTLAGEGLQHQDGHSHALAYSVPNLKAYDPAYAYEIAVIIQDGIYRMYEQQEDVFYYLTVTNEFYPMPEMPEGAREGILRGMYRLKPSSNPDKELRAQLFGSGAILNEVLEAQKLLEDYQVAADVWSITSYKELYLEGHAVERWNMLHPMEKPRVPYVRQCLEEAPGVFVAASDYLKVLPDSIYRWFPRPVVSLGTDGFGRSDGRRALRDFFEVDARFITLATLGALAREGKVEPTLVQQAIKDLDIDPEKANPVTS from the coding sequence ATGGCGAAGAACAAGGCGGAAACCAGCGAAGATATCGAGGCCCAAGAAACCCGAGAGTGGTTGGAGTCTCTGGATTATGTATTGCAGCAGGGAGGTCCCCGGCGCACGGTGCGGCTGCTGGATCGCTTGAGACTCCATGCCCAGCAAGCGGGGGTGAGCCTGCCTTATCCAGCCAACACGCCCTATATTAACACCATTCCTGCGGATCAGCAGTCTCCTTTTCCTGGAAGTCAGGAAATCGAGCGGCGTATCCGGAGCTTGGTCCGCTGGAATGCCATGGCCATGGTAATCCGGGCCAATCGGGAAGAAGAAGGGATCGGCGGCCATATTTCCACTTTTGCTTCGGCGGCTACCCTGTATGAAGTGGGCTTCAACCATTTTTTTCGGGCTAAAAGCAAAAACCAGGAAGGTGATCTCATCTATTTCCAAGGCCATGCCTCGCCGGGCACCTATGCCCGTGCCTTCCTGGAGGGCCGCTTATCCGAACAACAGCTAGAGAATTTTCGCCGGGAGTTAAAACCGGAAGGGGGTTTAGCCTCCTACCCCCACCCCTGGTTAATGCCCAATTTCTGGGAGTTTCCCACAGTCTCCATGGGACTCAGTCCCATCATGGCCATTTACCAAGCCCGGTTCAATCGCTATCTGGAGGATCGGGGACTTAAACAGCCTTCCAAGCAAAAAGTTTGGGCCTTTATTGGGGATGGGGAAACGGACGAGCCGGAAACCTTGGGGGCCATTAGTCTTGCTGCCCGCGAGAAGCTGGACAACCTTATTTTTGTCGTCAATTGCAATCTCCAGCGGCTCGATGGGCCAGTACGGGGCAATGGAAAAATCATCCAGGAGCTGGAAGCTATTTTCCGGGGTGCGGGCTGGAATGTGATTAAGGTGATTTGGGGTCGTGATTGGGATCCCTTGCTGGCCAAAGACTACGAAGGAGTGCTGGCTCGGCGGATGGAACAAGCCGTGGATGGGGATTACCAAAAATATGCGGTTGAATCGGGAAGCTATATTCGAGAGCATTTTTTCGGTACCGATCCTCGCCTCCAGGAAATGGTCAAACATCTTTCGGATGAGCAGTTGCGCCGTTTGCGCACCGGGGGACACGACCCGGAGAAGGTTTATGGGGCCTATAAGGCCGCGGTGGAACATCAGGGCTCGCCTACGGTCATTTTGGCACGAACTATTAAAGGCTATGGATTGGGCGAGGCTGGCGAGGGAAAAAATATTACCCACCAGCAGAAAAAACTTAATGAGCAGGAACTGCGTGATTTTCGGACCCGTTTTGGCATTCCTATCTCCGATGACCGGGTGGCTCATGCCCCTTTTTATAAACCGCCGGAAGACAGTCCGGAGATGGAATATTTGCATGAACGCCGCCAAGCCCTAGGAGGTTATCTGCCGGCGCGGCGAGTGCATTGCGAGCCCCTGCAAGCTCCTTCTGAAGAGTTTTTTGCCGAGTTTTACCAGGGCACGGGTGAGCGGACCATGGCGTCCACCATGGCCTATGTCAGGATGCTCGCCAAACTGCTTCGCGACCCGGAAATCGGCAAACTGATTGTGCCCATTATTCCGGATGAAGCCCGTACCTTTGGGATGGAATCCCTCTTCCGTCATGTGGGGATCTATTCCCATGTGGGTCAACTCTACGAGCCGGTGGATATCTCGACCTTGCTCTATTACAAAGAGGCCACCGACGGACAAATCTTAGAAGAGGGGATTACGGAAGCGGGTTCCATATCTTCCTTTATTGCTGCCGGTACCGCCTATGCCACCCATGGTATCAATACCATTCCCTTCTTCACTTTCTATTCCATGTTTGGTTTTCAACGCATTGGAGATTTTATCTGGGCAGCGGGGGATATGCGTTGCCATGGCTTCCTGGTGGGGGCGACTTCGGGCCGTACCACCCTCGCCGGCGAGGGACTTCAGCATCAAGATGGCCACAGCCATGCGCTGGCCTATTCGGTGCCCAATCTGAAGGCCTATGACCCGGCTTATGCTTATGAAATTGCGGTGATTATCCAGGATGGAATCTATCGCATGTACGAGCAACAGGAAGATGTTTTTTATTATTTGACAGTTACCAATGAATTCTATCCCATGCCGGAGATGCCTGAAGGGGCCCGGGAAGGGATCTTGAGGGGAATGTATCGATTGAAACCCTCATCCAATCCTGATAAGGAGCTGAGGGCCCAGCTTTTTGGCAGTGGCGCCATCTTGAATGAAGTCTTAGAGGCCCAGAAGTTGTTGGAAGATTATCAGGTGGCGGCAGACGTTTGGAGCATTACCAGCTATAAGGAACTCTACCTAGAGGGACACGCCGTAGAGCGTTGGAATATGTTGCATCCAATGGAAAAGCCTCGGGTGCCTTATGTCAGACAGTGCTTAGAAGAGGCCCCCGGTGTTTTCGTGGCGGCTTCCGATTACCTCAAAGTCCTGCCGGATTCAATTTATCGTTGGTTTCCCCGACCGGTAGTTTCCCTGGGGACGGATGGCTTTGGTCGCAGTGACGGTCGGCGCGCCCTGCGCGATTTCTTTGAAGTGGATGCCCGTTTTATCACCTTAGCCACCCTAGGAGCGCTAGCCCGTGAAGGAAAGGTGGAGCCAACGTTGGTTCAACAGGCGATTAAAGATCTGGATATCGATCCAGAAAAAGCTAATCCCGTGACTTCTTGA
- a CDS encoding HNH endonuclease, which translates to MIPLILRLDITGTPTAWIPWQEAVVLYVKEMVTWTAGNTVFRVRGGISRLTGKQSHLELSSIIACKGKIAHHKYEVVPPLNNRELFHRDHYRCLYCMGAFRDSQLTRDHIIPRCQGGGDTWTNVVTACRSCNQKKDGRTPEQAGITLLAVPYVPNYAEWLVLKNRRILEDQMEFLESRFHRREERLIFS; encoded by the coding sequence ATGATCCCGCTTATCCTGCGTCTTGATATCACTGGCACGCCGACCGCGTGGATTCCTTGGCAAGAAGCTGTCGTTCTTTATGTCAAGGAGATGGTGACATGGACTGCGGGCAATACTGTTTTCCGAGTCCGGGGGGGGATTAGCCGCCTGACGGGGAAGCAGTCCCATTTAGAACTGAGTTCAATTATCGCCTGTAAGGGCAAAATTGCCCATCATAAATATGAGGTGGTTCCCCCCTTAAATAACCGTGAACTGTTCCATCGGGATCACTATAGATGCCTTTACTGTATGGGGGCTTTTCGGGATAGTCAACTCACTCGTGATCATATTATTCCCCGCTGTCAAGGGGGTGGTGATACCTGGACCAATGTGGTGACGGCTTGCCGGAGTTGCAACCAAAAAAAGGATGGGCGAACCCCGGAACAAGCTGGCATAACCCTCCTTGCGGTGCCCTATGTCCCGAATTATGCAGAATGGTTAGTCCTCAAAAACCGTCGCATTCTGGAGGACCAAATGGAATTCCTGGAGAGCCGCTTTCACCGTCGTGAAGAACGATTGATCTTTTCTTAA
- a CDS encoding lysylphosphatidylglycerol synthase domain-containing protein, translating to MKSASWLSFFLGLALITLLALWQDVAVIAQRLTAPGWGILWVAVFALPDLLLSSASWRFLFTPNGHQPTYRNTVAAMWIGTSVNTVLPVASVGGEWVKARLLTKWATPGTYAAASVVVDKTVQALSVLLGAILGMVFLFLIAPDPQILSAALLGCALLAIGIIGFVLAQCAGTFGFLARLPASIARSPKWQSLASNAVILDTAILAIYRQPSAILLASGVRLLLRILMAGEVWLAALLIGYPIKIEEALILTSLGMAIRSAGFVIPGGLGIQEGGFIAIGTMLNLPPHVALSISLATRIRELITAFPGLLAWQYIESQMLWPRLAAAIANRNRTRKI from the coding sequence ATGAAGAGTGCATCATGGCTTAGTTTTTTTCTTGGCCTTGCCCTAATTACCCTGCTCGCTCTCTGGCAAGATGTGGCAGTTATCGCCCAGCGGCTCACGGCACCAGGGTGGGGTATTCTATGGGTTGCCGTCTTTGCCCTCCCCGATTTGCTATTAAGCTCCGCCTCGTGGCGATTTCTATTTACGCCTAACGGCCATCAACCCACTTATCGCAACACGGTTGCCGCTATGTGGATTGGAACCTCAGTAAATACGGTGTTGCCGGTAGCCTCTGTTGGAGGTGAATGGGTTAAAGCCCGCCTACTAACAAAATGGGCAACGCCTGGTACCTATGCCGCTGCCTCTGTGGTGGTCGACAAAACGGTGCAGGCACTTTCCGTACTGCTAGGGGCCATACTGGGCATGGTATTTCTATTTCTGATTGCGCCCGATCCCCAAATACTATCAGCAGCGCTTTTAGGTTGCGCCCTTCTGGCAATCGGCATCATCGGCTTTGTATTGGCACAGTGCGCCGGTACCTTTGGTTTCCTAGCGCGCCTCCCTGCTAGTATAGCCCGTAGCCCTAAATGGCAATCGCTTGCCAGCAATGCGGTCATTCTAGATACTGCGATTCTAGCCATTTACCGTCAACCTAGCGCTATTCTTCTAGCCAGCGGGGTGCGCCTCCTTTTACGCATTCTCATGGCGGGAGAAGTCTGGCTGGCCGCCTTGTTAATAGGTTACCCGATTAAAATAGAGGAGGCATTAATTTTGACCAGCCTAGGAATGGCCATCCGCAGCGCTGGCTTTGTCATCCCAGGAGGACTAGGCATTCAAGAGGGCGGCTTCATAGCGATTGGAACAATGCTTAATCTACCCCCCCACGTGGCCTTATCAATTTCCCTGGCAACGAGGATTCGCGAACTGATAACTGCATTTCCCGGCCTTCTTGCCTGGCAGTATATAGAAAGCCAGATGCTCTGGCCACGCCTCGCCGCAGCCATTGCCAACCGGAATCGGACACGGAAAATCTGA
- a CDS encoding universal stress protein, which yields MAKRQRVLVVLSQNELDSQPEPALDRGVFIARETNAMLELFVSEYHPSFYTPLIGKTLHNEWKPETYIRFALSRLQEISETLANREQLRVSSDAAWNRHQYDGIMQKVSSIKPDLMIKTIRHDSRLNRTLFNYTDWHLIRTCPCPLMLAKSEDTWATRAIVACVDPSHIHGREEGLDNSIIEIAQWLAYRLRGELHIFHAIEFMPEPIFRLWQPGASYDNYKQDSREEHETLLNELLRPYGIGSRRIHIAEGRPAESLLSFAKEVNASLVVMGAVSKGTLENLFIGNTAEKVLDALSCDILIVKPNPIEVRETVVEPVFG from the coding sequence ATGGCTAAGCGTCAAAGGGTACTCGTTGTTCTCAGCCAGAATGAGTTGGATTCCCAACCAGAGCCAGCACTGGATCGGGGGGTGTTTATTGCCCGAGAAACCAACGCGATGCTAGAGCTGTTTGTCAGTGAGTACCATCCCTCCTTCTATACACCTCTCATTGGTAAGACTTTGCATAATGAGTGGAAACCCGAGACCTATATCCGCTTCGCCTTGTCGCGATTGCAGGAAATCTCTGAAACACTCGCCAATCGAGAACAGTTGAGGGTTTCCTCCGATGCGGCATGGAACCGTCATCAATACGACGGGATTATGCAAAAAGTATCCAGCATTAAACCAGATCTGATGATTAAAACTATTCGTCATGACAGCAGGTTGAATCGGACGCTTTTCAACTACACTGACTGGCATCTTATTCGAACTTGCCCTTGCCCGCTAATGTTGGCAAAGAGTGAGGATACGTGGGCAACGCGGGCAATAGTGGCTTGCGTTGATCCTTCTCATATCCATGGTCGCGAGGAGGGACTGGATAATTCGATAATCGAAATTGCGCAATGGCTTGCTTATCGCTTGCGAGGGGAACTGCATATTTTTCATGCGATTGAGTTTATGCCAGAGCCTATCTTTAGGCTCTGGCAACCCGGGGCTAGTTATGATAATTATAAGCAGGATTCCCGTGAAGAACATGAGACGCTTTTAAATGAATTACTTAGGCCCTATGGAATAGGGAGCCGCCGGATCCATATTGCCGAGGGTAGGCCAGCGGAGTCTTTGTTATCCTTTGCAAAAGAAGTGAATGCTAGCCTTGTGGTGATGGGAGCGGTTTCCAAAGGTACGTTGGAGAATTTATTTATTGGCAACACTGCAGAAAAAGTATTGGATGCTTTGAGTTGTGATATCTTGATTGTTAAGCCTAACCCCATTGAAGTCAGGGAAACAGTTGTCGAACCTGTTTTTGGTTGA